In Porites lutea chromosome 1, jaPorLute2.1, whole genome shotgun sequence, a single genomic region encodes these proteins:
- the LOC140938776 gene encoding homogentisate 1,2-dioxygenase-like encodes MAELDELKYLTGFGNEFASEALPDALPVGQNSPQKCPYGLYAEQLSGSAFTAPPECNYRSWLYRIRPSVIHKPFEKIPQGNLTHSWDECDPNPNQMRWKPFEIPANGSKIDFTQGLHTICGAGDPCTRHGVAVHVFCCDISMKDKCLYNSDGDFLIVPQKGSLVITTEMGKMEVEPTEICVIQQGIRFSVEISEPSRGYILEVFDAHFVLPHRGPIGANGLANPRDFLTPVAWFEDRDVSSGFTVISKFQGKLFKAIQGHSPFDVVAWHGNYAPYKYNLSCFNVINTVSFDHCDPSIFTVLTCPSLKPGVAIADFVIFPPRWSVAENTFRPPYYHRNCMSEFMGLIYGKYEAKEEGFAPGGGSLHSMMTPHGPDKDCFEKASNAELRPQRVADGTMAFMFESSLSMAITKWGNETCLKVDHDYYKVWEPLEKHFNPNWKPDEENKAS; translated from the exons atggcggaactTGACGAATTAAAG TACTTGACAGGTTTTGGCAACGAATTTGCTTCTGAAGCGTTACCAGATGCGCTGCCAGTTGGGCAG aaCAGTCCCCAGAAATGCCCCTATGGTTTGTATGCTGAGCAGCTGTCAGGTAGTGCCTTTACAGCACCACCAGAATGCAATTATAGAAG ctggCTGTACCGCATCAGGCCATCCGTCATTCATAAGCCTTTTGAGAAAATACCTCAGGGAAATTTAACTCACAGCTGGGATGAGTGTGATCCTAATCCTAATCAG ATGCGCTGGAAGCCTTTTGAAATTCCTGCAAATGGCAGTAAAATTGACTTCACACAa GGTCTTCATACAATATGTGGTGCTGGAGATCCTTGTACTAGGCATGGAGTTGCTGTTCATGTTTTTTGCTGTGATATATCTATGAAAGACAA GTGCCTTTATAACTCTGATGGTGATTTTCTTATAG TTCCCCAAAAGGGTTCTTTGGTGATCACAACAGAGATGGGCAAAATGGAAGTAGAACCAACTGAAATTTGTGTGATCCAG CAAGGAATAAGGTTTTCTGTGGAGATAAGTGAACCTTCAAGAGGTTACATTCTGGAGGTGTTTGATGCACACTTTGTTTTGCCTCATCGTGGACCAATAG GTGCTAATGGACTGGCAAACCCCCGAGACTTCCTAACACCTGTAGCATGGTTTGAAGACAGAGATGTGTCCTCTGGTTTCACAGTTATCAGCAAATTCCAGGGAAAACTCTTCAAAGCCATTCAG ggTCATTCCCCTTTTGATGTTGTGGCTTGGCATGGTAACTATGCTCCTTACAAGTACAACCTAAGCTGCTTTAATGTCATCAACACAGTTTCATTTGACCACTGT GATCCATCAATTTTCACTGTGTTGACTTGTCCCAGTTTAAAGCCTGGAGTTGCTATAgcagattttgttatatttccaCCAAGATGGAGTGTTGCTGAGAACACTTTCAGGCCACCGTACTATCACA GAAACTGTATGAGTGAATTCATGGGATTGATTTATGGAAAATACGAAGCCAAA GAGGAGGGATTTGCCCCAGGGGGTGGTAGTCTGCATAGCATGATGACTCCTCATGGACCGGATAAGGATTGTTTTGAGAAGGCGTCAAATGCAGAGCTGAGACCCCAGCGAGTAGCGGATGGAACTATG GCATTTATGTTTGAAAGCAGTCTCAGTATGGCCATCACAAAATGGGGAAATGAAACATGTCTGAAAGTGGACCATGATTACTACAAAGTATGGGAGCCGTTAGAGAAACACTTCAATCCAAACTGGAAACCAGATGAGGAAAATAAAGCAAGCTAG